A genomic stretch from Halalkalibacillus sediminis includes:
- a CDS encoding TetR/AcrR family transcriptional regulator — protein sequence MSELKEKIIQSSLVLFSEKGFHGVSVKDLVESCNTSKGGFYHHFTSKDELLYVIHDLFITYVLNEASLARRKYEQPMYQLHEILKSFVRVFDLYNEHISVFYQENKYLKKEYEEQIKKKRDDFKRIIQEVIEDGQESGEFRKELPTIITGMSILGMVNWTYQWYRKDGEYSIDEIASIYIDILFRGVLTDQALDDYKHSKLYKEISY from the coding sequence ATGAGTGAACTAAAGGAAAAAATCATACAATCTTCGCTCGTTCTTTTCTCTGAAAAAGGGTTCCATGGGGTTTCAGTGAAAGACTTGGTTGAGTCGTGTAATACTTCTAAAGGTGGCTTTTATCACCATTTCACTTCAAAAGACGAATTATTATACGTTATTCATGACTTGTTCATTACATATGTTCTCAACGAAGCAAGCCTTGCCAGAAGAAAATACGAGCAACCAATGTACCAATTACATGAAATCTTGAAATCTTTCGTAAGAGTCTTCGATTTATACAATGAACACATATCTGTTTTCTACCAAGAAAACAAATATCTCAAGAAAGAGTATGAAGAACAAATCAAGAAAAAAAGGGATGACTTTAAACGAATCATTCAAGAGGTAATTGAAGATGGTCAAGAAAGTGGCGAGTTTCGTAAAGAACTGCCGACGATCATTACCGGGATGTCGATTCTTGGCATGGTCAACTGGACTTACCAATGGTACAGGAAAGACGGAGAATATTCGATTGATGAGATCGCTTCGATTTACATCGATATTTTGTTCAGAGGAGTTCTCACAGATCAAGCATTAGATGATTACAAGCACTCAAAATTGTATAAGGAAATCAGTTATTAA
- a CDS encoding acyl-CoA dehydrogenase family protein has protein sequence MNFELTKEQEMTRKMVRDFAEAKIAPRAIDIDVNAEFPEDIFKEIGELGLLGIPFPEEYGGSGGDTITYALAVEEIGRVCGSTGLSYAAAVSLGASPIYYFGTEEQKEEFLKPLAEGKALGSFGLTEPNAGSDAGGTKTTAKKDGDDFIINGEKCYITNASFAKHIIVTAVTGKNDRGNNIISAIIVPTDTPGLTINSNYDKMGVRGSDTAEIVLEDVRVPQKNLLGDPDKGFKQFLHTLDGGRISIAALGLGIAQASLDKALAYAKERKQFGQPISSFQAIQFKLADMAMEVDLARNAIMKAAWLKDQGKNFTKEAAVAKLYATETAFRAANQAIQIHGGYGYMREYEVERYLRDAKLLEIGEGTSEIQRLIIARQLGC, from the coding sequence ATGAATTTCGAATTGACGAAAGAACAAGAAATGACAAGAAAGATGGTACGTGATTTTGCGGAAGCGAAAATTGCACCACGTGCGATTGATATTGATGTGAATGCTGAATTTCCAGAAGATATTTTTAAAGAGATTGGGGAGCTAGGATTACTAGGGATTCCTTTTCCAGAAGAGTACGGTGGATCAGGTGGAGACACGATCACTTATGCATTAGCAGTAGAAGAAATCGGTCGAGTATGTGGTAGTACTGGATTAAGTTATGCAGCAGCCGTATCTCTAGGCGCTAGCCCAATTTACTACTTCGGAACAGAAGAGCAAAAAGAAGAATTCTTAAAGCCTTTAGCTGAAGGTAAGGCACTTGGTTCATTCGGTTTGACTGAACCTAACGCTGGCTCGGATGCAGGTGGTACGAAAACTACTGCCAAAAAAGACGGAGATGATTTCATCATCAATGGTGAGAAATGCTACATCACCAATGCATCTTTTGCTAAGCACATTATTGTAACTGCAGTTACAGGAAAGAACGATCGTGGTAACAATATTATTTCAGCAATCATCGTACCTACTGACACACCTGGTCTTACAATCAACAGTAATTACGATAAAATGGGTGTAAGAGGTTCAGATACAGCTGAGATCGTTTTAGAAGATGTTCGAGTTCCTCAGAAGAATTTATTAGGTGATCCTGATAAAGGATTCAAGCAATTCCTTCACACACTTGACGGTGGACGCATTTCAATTGCTGCCCTTGGTCTAGGAATTGCACAAGCCTCACTTGATAAGGCATTGGCTTACGCAAAAGAACGTAAGCAATTCGGTCAACCAATATCCAGCTTCCAAGCAATTCAGTTTAAACTTGCTGATATGGCAATGGAAGTTGATCTTGCACGTAACGCGATCATGAAAGCTGCTTGGTTAAAGGACCAAGGAAAGAACTTCACAAAAGAAGCTGCAGTTGCTAAATTATACGCTACGGAAACAGCATTCCGCGCTGCTAACCAAGCAATTCAGATCCATGGTGGATATGGGTACATGAGAGAGTATGAAGTCGAGAGATATTTAAGAGATGCTAAGCTATTAGAAATCGGAGAAGGAACTTCAGAAATTCAACGATTAATCATCGCTAGACAACTAGGATGCTAG
- a CDS encoding AMP-binding enzyme produces MMQQYGNEVDPYQLELLLSQHSKIKEAKVVNIPDPQSGEIIIAWVIRESSDLSEAEVLHYCREEVSSSEVPQAVYFTEEFPMTASGKIQKVKLRDDAIKRYSK; encoded by the coding sequence ATGATGCAACAGTACGGAAATGAAGTGGATCCCTATCAGTTAGAACTTCTATTGTCACAACACAGTAAAATTAAAGAAGCTAAAGTCGTTAACATCCCGGATCCACAGTCAGGTGAAATCATTATAGCTTGGGTGATCAGAGAGTCCTCAGATTTATCAGAGGCTGAGGTGCTCCATTATTGCAGAGAAGAAGTCAGTTCTTCAGAAGTACCTCAAGCTGTTTATTTTACAGAAGAATTTCCTATGACTGCTAGTGGAAAAATACAAAAAGTCAAATTAAGAGACGATGCCATTAAACGATATAGTAAATAA
- a CDS encoding acetyl-CoA carboxylase biotin carboxylase subunit, giving the protein MFQKVLIANRGEIASRVIRTCKRMNIKSVAVYSEADAEAPFVSEADEAHLIGPARVNESYLQVEKIINVAKETGAEAIHPGYGLLSENVDFARRCREENIVFIGPDADVIEKMGSKLAARKSMEAAGVPIIPGTNEPLETPEEGIKLANEMGYPVMLKASAGGGGIGMQIVHSDDELTKAFEGNSRRAEQFFGDGTMFMEKVVENAHHIEIQVLADHDGNTLHLFERECSIQRRHQKVVEEASSPLLTEQTRSEMGDAAVRAAKSINYKNAGTIEFLADEDQNFYFLEMNTRLQVEHPVTEEITGVDLVEQQLRIANGESLSFKQEDLKIDGHAIEVRIYSEDPETFFPSPGTITAFEAPTGDHVRNEVAVKANYQVTPYYDPMIAKLIVKGNNRDEAIGHLKEALSAYKVEGIKTNIPLLQKIVENQSFKDGQTRTSFIDEHIKK; this is encoded by the coding sequence ATGTTTCAAAAAGTATTAATCGCTAACCGCGGAGAAATAGCATCAAGAGTCATTCGTACATGTAAGCGCATGAATATAAAAAGTGTTGCTGTATACTCAGAGGCTGATGCAGAGGCTCCTTTTGTAAGTGAAGCTGATGAAGCACACCTGATTGGACCAGCAAGAGTCAATGAAAGCTACTTACAAGTGGAAAAGATCATTAATGTAGCAAAAGAAACAGGTGCAGAAGCGATCCATCCTGGTTATGGATTGCTAAGTGAAAATGTAGACTTCGCACGTCGTTGTCGTGAGGAGAATATCGTCTTCATTGGTCCAGATGCAGATGTTATCGAAAAAATGGGTAGTAAACTTGCGGCTAGAAAAAGTATGGAAGCTGCAGGTGTACCAATTATTCCAGGAACGAATGAACCGCTTGAAACGCCTGAGGAAGGTATAAAATTAGCGAATGAAATGGGTTACCCTGTCATGCTTAAAGCTTCTGCTGGTGGTGGAGGTATTGGGATGCAAATCGTTCATTCAGATGATGAATTGACGAAAGCGTTCGAAGGAAATTCTCGCCGAGCAGAGCAATTTTTTGGTGATGGCACGATGTTTATGGAAAAAGTGGTTGAAAATGCTCACCATATCGAGATTCAGGTGTTGGCTGATCATGATGGAAACACTTTACACTTATTCGAGCGCGAATGTTCCATCCAACGTCGTCACCAGAAAGTGGTTGAAGAAGCTTCTTCACCATTATTAACAGAACAAACCCGTTCTGAAATGGGTGATGCTGCTGTTCGCGCTGCCAAATCGATTAACTACAAAAATGCTGGAACGATTGAATTTCTAGCAGATGAAGACCAGAACTTCTATTTCTTAGAAATGAACACTCGTCTTCAAGTAGAACATCCAGTTACCGAAGAAATCACAGGGGTGGACTTAGTTGAACAGCAGTTACGAATCGCAAATGGAGAAAGCTTATCTTTTAAACAAGAAGATTTGAAGATCGATGGACATGCGATTGAGGTTAGAATTTATTCTGAAGATCCAGAGACTTTCTTCCCTTCACCAGGCACCATTACTGCATTTGAAGCTCCAACAGGTGATCATGTGCGAAATGAAGTTGCCGTAAAAGCGAACTATCAAGTGACGCCTTATTATGATCCGATGATTGCTAAGCTGATCGTCAAAGGCAATAATAGAGATGAAGCAATTGGACATTTGAAAGAAGCATTATCTGCTTATAAGGTGGAAGGTATTAAAACGAATATCCCACTTTTACAAAAGATTGTAGAAAATCAAAGTTTCAAAGATGGTCAAACCAGAACATCATTTATTGATGAACACATTAAAAAATAA
- a CDS encoding acetyl-CoA carboxylase biotin carboxyl carrier protein subunit: protein MSEVIANMAGNVWKVVVKEGDSIDSGQDVVILESMKMEIPIAAEASGSIKELKVNEGDFVNEGDVIAVIE, encoded by the coding sequence ATGAGTGAAGTAATCGCAAATATGGCAGGAAACGTTTGGAAAGTAGTTGTTAAAGAAGGAGATAGCATCGATTCAGGGCAAGATGTAGTCATCCTTGAGTCCATGAAAATGGAAATCCCTATTGCTGCAGAAGCATCTGGTTCAATTAAAGAGTTGAAAGTTAACGAAGGTGATTTCGTTAACGAAGGTGATGTAATCGCAGTTATTGAATAA
- a CDS encoding hydroxymethylglutaryl-CoA lyase, with translation MELPLDVTIKEVGPRDGLQNESDQIPTENKIEWINQLSKTGLPYIEITSFVHPKWIPQLKDAVEVSKQIERNPDVTYAALVPNMKGLERAIEADVDEVSIFMSASETHNKKNINKSIDETYPVLQEVVEAARKEGKSVRGYVSTVFGCPYEGAVDENQVISVCQNLFDMGIDELSLGDTIGVANPLQVDAFLKKLERYFMKDHIALHFHDTRGMALANTVAALQLGYHIFDGSAGGLGGCPYAKGATGNVSTDDLNYMLQEMNIKTGIDQSELLKATSYIQDYVENQLPSKQMNIFKKQ, from the coding sequence ATGGAGTTGCCTTTAGATGTAACCATCAAAGAAGTAGGACCGAGAGACGGCTTACAAAACGAGTCGGATCAGATACCTACTGAAAATAAAATCGAATGGATCAATCAGCTTTCAAAGACAGGCCTACCCTATATCGAAATCACTTCATTCGTTCATCCGAAATGGATTCCACAGCTGAAGGATGCTGTGGAAGTTTCCAAACAGATTGAACGAAATCCTGATGTGACCTATGCTGCATTGGTACCAAATATGAAAGGTCTCGAACGTGCAATTGAGGCAGACGTAGACGAAGTGTCAATTTTCATGTCTGCGAGCGAGACACACAATAAGAAGAATATTAATAAATCAATTGATGAAACGTACCCTGTCCTTCAAGAGGTGGTAGAAGCTGCAAGAAAAGAAGGAAAATCAGTGAGAGGCTATGTTTCCACTGTTTTCGGTTGCCCTTACGAGGGTGCGGTCGATGAAAATCAGGTCATTTCGGTTTGCCAAAATCTATTCGACATGGGCATCGATGAACTATCTCTGGGAGATACGATTGGCGTTGCTAACCCGCTACAGGTTGATGCTTTCCTGAAAAAGCTGGAACGTTATTTCATGAAAGATCACATCGCCCTTCATTTCCATGACACTAGAGGTATGGCGTTAGCTAACACGGTGGCAGCTCTGCAGCTTGGCTACCATATTTTTGATGGATCTGCTGGTGGCCTTGGTGGTTGCCCTTATGCTAAAGGAGCTACCGGGAATGTCTCTACCGATGATTTGAATTACATGCTACAAGAAATGAACATAAAGACTGGAATTGATCAATCTGAATTATTGAAAGCTACCTCATATATTCAGGATTATGTAGAAAATCAATTGCCAAGTAAACAGATGAATATTTTCAAAAAGCAATAA
- a CDS encoding enoyl-CoA hydratase-related protein — protein sequence MSTVTFELYNDEIGILTLNRPEAANSFSKQLMKDFNDQLDQIEMNDQLRALVITAEGEKAFCAGADLKERSGMSEEEVVQTVGQIGRLVTRVERLSIPTIAAINGAAFGGGLELTLGCDIRIASKKAKMGLTETSLAIIPGAGGTQRLARLIGLASAKYYILTAQRFDSIEGKDIGLIQEVVDPADLKERAISLASDIASNGPVGVQMAKKAIDQGFDHDIDTGLSIERKCYLNTIPTKDRLEALEAFKEKRKPRFEGK from the coding sequence ATGTCGACAGTTACATTTGAATTATATAACGACGAAATCGGGATATTAACACTGAATCGACCGGAAGCCGCTAACTCTTTTTCAAAACAGTTGATGAAAGATTTCAATGATCAACTGGATCAAATTGAAATGAATGACCAATTAAGAGCATTAGTCATCACAGCAGAAGGTGAGAAAGCTTTTTGCGCTGGTGCAGATCTTAAAGAACGTTCTGGCATGAGTGAAGAAGAAGTGGTGCAAACGGTCGGTCAGATCGGCCGATTGGTTACTAGAGTTGAAAGACTTTCCATCCCAACAATTGCTGCGATTAATGGTGCCGCGTTTGGGGGCGGCCTCGAACTTACCTTAGGTTGTGACATCCGAATCGCTAGTAAGAAAGCAAAAATGGGATTGACTGAAACTTCCCTGGCTATAATTCCTGGGGCAGGTGGTACCCAACGCCTTGCGAGACTGATCGGACTCGCGAGTGCTAAATATTATATACTTACAGCACAACGTTTCGACAGTATTGAAGGGAAAGATATCGGCTTGATCCAAGAGGTAGTAGACCCTGCTGACTTGAAAGAACGTGCCATTTCTTTAGCTTCTGACATTGCTTCGAACGGTCCTGTTGGGGTTCAAATGGCTAAAAAAGCGATTGATCAAGGCTTTGATCATGACATCGATACCGGATTGTCGATTGAAAGAAAATGCTATTTGAACACGATACCGACGAAAGATCGACTAGAAGCTCTTGAAGCATTCAAAGAAAAGAGAAAACCAAGATTTGAAGGGAAATAA
- a CDS encoding acyl-CoA carboxylase subunit beta translates to MEINHEELRAQIEKGGADKYHEKNAEKGKMFVRDRLKLLLDDDLDVEDAFFANAMDGSLPADGVVTGIGKLNGQSVCVMANDSTVKAGSWGKRTVEKIIRIQETALKLEIPMLYLVDSAGARITDQIDMFPNRRGAGKIFHNQVKMSGRVPQVCLLFGPSAAGGAYIPAFCDIVVMVDGNASMYLGSPRMAEKVIGEKVTLEEMGGARMHCSVSGCGDVLAKDEKEAIAYVQKYMTYFPENFRSKPPVEKALDTASFEKSIEELIPENQNAPFDMYELINRLIDEDSFCEIKREFAKELITGLARINGQVVGLIANQPRMKGGVLFHDSADKAAKFIQLCDAYNIPLIFLADIPGFMIGTRVERAGIIRHGAKMISAMSEATVPKISVVVRKAYGAGLYAMAGPAFDPDVTIALPTAQIAVMGPEAAVNAVYANKIAELPEEERPAFIKEKQEEYKENIDIYRLASEMVIDDIVEPNDLRSALTKRLDAYKSKNVQFTERKHGVYPV, encoded by the coding sequence ATGGAAATCAATCATGAAGAATTGCGTGCTCAAATAGAAAAGGGTGGCGCGGATAAATATCACGAAAAGAATGCAGAAAAAGGTAAAATGTTCGTACGTGATCGCTTGAAATTATTATTGGACGACGATTTAGATGTCGAAGATGCGTTTTTCGCTAATGCGATGGATGGATCGTTACCGGCAGATGGTGTTGTAACGGGAATAGGAAAATTGAATGGCCAAAGCGTATGTGTCATGGCCAACGATTCTACTGTAAAAGCTGGTTCTTGGGGAAAAAGAACGGTTGAGAAAATTATCCGCATTCAAGAAACCGCGTTAAAATTAGAGATTCCTATGTTGTACCTTGTAGACTCAGCAGGTGCACGTATAACGGACCAAATCGACATGTTCCCGAACCGTCGTGGAGCAGGAAAAATCTTTCATAACCAAGTGAAGATGTCCGGTCGAGTGCCACAGGTTTGTTTATTATTCGGACCTTCAGCTGCAGGCGGAGCATACATACCCGCTTTCTGTGACATTGTCGTTATGGTCGACGGAAACGCTTCAATGTATCTAGGATCACCGCGTATGGCTGAAAAGGTTATTGGTGAAAAAGTTACTTTAGAAGAAATGGGCGGAGCTCGCATGCACTGTTCAGTTTCTGGTTGCGGTGATGTCCTTGCTAAGGACGAAAAAGAGGCTATTGCCTATGTACAAAAATATATGACTTACTTCCCGGAGAATTTCAGAAGCAAACCACCGGTCGAAAAAGCTTTAGATACAGCTTCTTTCGAGAAATCAATTGAAGAACTGATTCCTGAAAATCAGAACGCTCCGTTCGATATGTATGAGTTAATCAATCGTTTGATTGACGAAGATTCTTTCTGTGAAATCAAGCGTGAGTTCGCTAAAGAACTGATTACAGGACTGGCTCGCATCAACGGACAAGTAGTTGGTCTTATTGCTAACCAACCTAGAATGAAAGGCGGCGTATTATTCCATGATTCTGCGGATAAAGCTGCTAAATTCATTCAATTATGTGACGCGTACAACATCCCACTTATTTTCCTAGCGGATATTCCTGGTTTCATGATTGGAACAAGAGTAGAACGTGCTGGTATCATCCGTCACGGTGCGAAGATGATCTCAGCTATGAGTGAAGCAACCGTACCGAAAATTTCAGTGGTTGTTAGAAAAGCATATGGTGCTGGTTTATACGCGATGGCAGGTCCAGCTTTCGACCCTGATGTAACGATCGCTTTACCTACAGCGCAAATTGCCGTTATGGGACCAGAAGCTGCAGTAAATGCTGTTTATGCGAACAAAATTGCTGAACTTCCAGAAGAAGAACGTCCAGCATTCATTAAGGAGAAACAAGAGGAATATAAAGAAAACATCGATATTTATCGATTAGCATCTGAAATGGTAATCGATGATATTGTGGAACCGAATGATTTGCGATCAGCATTAACGAAGAGACTAGATGCTTACAAATCTAAAAATGTACAATTCACTGAACGTAAACACGGTGTTTACCCAGTATAA
- a CDS encoding FAD-binding dehydrogenase has product MNDDAIVIGAGLAGLVATAEIADRGKNVLLVDQEPEASLGGQAWWSFGGLFLIDSPEQRRMKIKDSFELAKQDWYGSAQFDRLEDEDYWAKQWADAYLKFAAGEKRKWLYDKGVRFFPVVGWAERGGYLAEGHGNSVPRFHIVWGTGPGIVAPFEKRVKDHIINDRVTYLPRHQVDALIVNNDRVSGIKGSVLEDSQVERGEKSSRTVVGEFEYTADHVVVSSGGIGANFDVIRNNWPSRLGEAPENMISGVPDHVDGRMLSIAESSGANIVNRDRMWHYTEGIKNYDPVWTNHGIRILPGPSSIWLDAEGNRFPVPYLPGFDTLGTLEAISKTGYDYSWFILSQEIIEKEFALSGSEQNPDLTGKSIRKLLERLKKGAPGPVQAFMDKGEDFIVSKDLSELVEKMNELTGKDLLNYEHIKRQLEARDREIDNKFTKDLQITAIRGSRNYLGDKLIRTAKPHKILDPAKGPLIAVKLNIISRKTLGGLQTNLSGQVINQNGQVLQGLYAAGEAAGFGGGGLHGYRALEGTFLGGCLFTGKVVGESIGNN; this is encoded by the coding sequence ATGAATGATGATGCAATTGTAATTGGAGCAGGACTTGCTGGATTGGTCGCCACTGCAGAAATCGCTGATAGAGGTAAAAATGTATTACTAGTCGATCAAGAACCTGAGGCTTCTCTTGGAGGGCAGGCTTGGTGGTCTTTTGGTGGCCTTTTTTTGATTGATTCACCTGAACAAAGAAGGATGAAAATTAAAGATTCCTTTGAGCTTGCTAAACAAGATTGGTATGGGTCAGCTCAATTCGATCGTTTAGAAGATGAAGACTATTGGGCAAAACAGTGGGCGGATGCTTACCTTAAGTTTGCTGCAGGAGAAAAGCGTAAGTGGCTTTACGATAAGGGTGTCCGATTCTTTCCAGTCGTAGGTTGGGCAGAAAGAGGTGGCTATTTAGCAGAAGGTCATGGGAATTCTGTTCCTAGATTCCATATCGTGTGGGGAACAGGGCCAGGAATTGTAGCTCCTTTCGAAAAAAGAGTAAAGGATCACATCATCAATGATCGAGTGACATATTTGCCTAGACACCAGGTAGATGCGTTAATAGTCAATAATGACAGGGTTTCAGGCATAAAAGGGTCTGTATTAGAAGATAGTCAGGTGGAAAGAGGAGAGAAAAGCTCTAGAACAGTTGTTGGTGAGTTTGAATACACTGCCGATCATGTGGTCGTTTCCAGTGGGGGAATCGGAGCTAATTTTGATGTCATCAGAAATAACTGGCCTTCGAGGTTAGGTGAAGCTCCCGAAAACATGATTTCAGGTGTTCCCGATCACGTTGATGGGCGGATGCTTTCGATTGCTGAAAGTTCTGGGGCAAATATCGTCAATCGAGATCGCATGTGGCACTATACTGAGGGAATCAAAAATTACGATCCTGTTTGGACGAACCACGGCATTCGTATTCTACCTGGACCTTCTTCCATATGGTTGGACGCTGAAGGCAATCGCTTTCCAGTTCCTTATCTTCCAGGGTTTGATACGTTAGGTACATTAGAAGCCATTTCTAAGACGGGATACGATTATTCCTGGTTCATTCTCAGTCAGGAAATCATAGAAAAGGAGTTCGCTTTATCAGGTTCTGAACAAAATCCTGATTTGACGGGTAAAAGTATAAGAAAGCTATTAGAACGTTTGAAAAAGGGAGCACCAGGACCTGTACAAGCCTTCATGGATAAAGGGGAAGACTTTATTGTATCTAAAGATTTAAGTGAGCTCGTAGAGAAGATGAATGAGCTTACTGGGAAGGATCTTTTAAACTATGAACATATTAAAAGACAACTAGAGGCTAGAGACCGTGAAATAGATAATAAGTTTACAAAAGATTTGCAAATAACCGCTATTAGAGGCTCTAGAAATTACTTAGGTGATAAACTGATTCGTACAGCAAAACCTCATAAAATCTTAGACCCTGCGAAAGGCCCGCTGATTGCAGTAAAATTGAACATTATCAGTCGTAAAACACTAGGAGGCTTGCAAACTAATTTATCAGGGCAAGTAATCAACCAAAATGGACAAGTTTTGCAAGGTTTGTATGCAGCAGGTGAAGCAGCAGGATTTGGTGGCGGAGGTTTACATGGTTACCGTGCACTTGAAGGAACTTTTTTAGGAGGATGTTTGTTTACGGGAAAAGTCGTTGGAGAATCGATAGGGAACAATTAG
- a CDS encoding AMP-binding protein: MMQEAGFDEYDKYLEYTVQDTSAFWEHAVNALGIEWYEDYKEVQNLDKGIMYPEWFVDGKMNVAHNALDKWAEDSSMKNENALIWESDDGEVITYTFKELQEEVNRVANGFRDLGMKKNDVATIYMAMIPETTIAMLAISKLGAIFSPAFSGYKSEAVAKRIQAAEARFLITSDGFFRRGKTVNLKDEADLAAESSSSIDHVVVVERTKEKVQWQDRDVSWNEVKSDDTSFETEKTNGNDPYMIIYTSGTTGKPKGALHTHNGFPIKSAYDAGICMDVCKKDTLFWYTDMGWMMGPFLVYGGLLNGASIVMFEGTPDYPTPSRIWEMVEQHKVTHLGISPTLIRSIMNLDESYFTQNDLSSLKMIGSTGEPWNEEPWLWLFDKICNKEIPIFNYSGGTEISGGIFGNVLVKPIAPVAFNAALPGMDVDVFDDEGQPVKNEVGELVLKQPWVGMTNGFYKENERYENTYWNRYKDTWVHGDWVVHDDEGFYTITGRSDDTLNVAGKRLGPAELESIFVEFDQVIEAGVIGVPHEVKGENPIAFVVVKNQPSDEEKFKEDLINHAIERLGKAIAPRTVFIVDDLPKTRNAKVMRRAIKAAYLNKDAGDLSALENPEVVEDIRKLGKK; the protein is encoded by the coding sequence ATGATGCAGGAAGCTGGATTTGATGAGTATGATAAGTATTTGGAATATACAGTCCAAGATACCTCGGCTTTTTGGGAACATGCAGTGAATGCACTTGGGATTGAATGGTATGAAGACTATAAAGAAGTACAGAATCTAGATAAAGGGATCATGTACCCTGAATGGTTTGTGGACGGCAAGATGAATGTTGCTCACAACGCACTAGATAAATGGGCTGAAGATTCTTCCATGAAAAATGAAAACGCTTTAATTTGGGAAAGTGATGATGGTGAAGTAATCACTTATACCTTTAAAGAATTACAAGAAGAAGTGAATCGTGTTGCGAACGGTTTTCGTGATCTAGGCATGAAGAAGAATGATGTTGCTACTATTTACATGGCCATGATTCCCGAAACGACCATAGCGATGCTTGCTATTTCAAAGCTTGGTGCTATTTTCTCTCCGGCTTTCTCAGGCTATAAATCAGAAGCTGTAGCAAAACGTATCCAGGCAGCTGAAGCTCGCTTTCTGATAACTTCTGATGGCTTTTTCAGAAGAGGTAAAACGGTGAATTTGAAAGACGAAGCTGATCTTGCTGCGGAATCGTCTTCTTCAATTGATCATGTAGTCGTCGTAGAACGTACAAAAGAAAAAGTTCAGTGGCAAGATCGTGACGTTTCCTGGAACGAGGTAAAGAGTGACGACACTTCTTTTGAAACTGAAAAGACGAACGGAAATGACCCTTATATGATCATTTATACCTCTGGGACTACTGGAAAGCCTAAAGGTGCCTTACACACGCATAATGGCTTCCCAATCAAGTCAGCATACGATGCAGGTATTTGTATGGATGTCTGTAAAAAAGATACGCTATTTTGGTACACAGATATGGGTTGGATGATGGGACCATTTCTTGTTTACGGAGGATTGTTGAATGGTGCTTCCATCGTAATGTTCGAAGGAACCCCTGATTACCCTACCCCAAGTCGAATTTGGGAAATGGTAGAACAACATAAAGTGACTCACCTTGGGATTTCCCCTACATTGATACGGTCCATCATGAATTTGGATGAATCATATTTTACTCAAAATGATTTATCTTCATTAAAAATGATAGGTTCCACTGGTGAACCTTGGAATGAAGAACCATGGTTATGGTTATTCGATAAAATCTGTAATAAAGAGATTCCTATCTTTAACTACTCTGGTGGAACTGAAATATCTGGTGGGATCTTTGGTAACGTATTAGTTAAACCAATAGCTCCGGTTGCTTTTAATGCAGCACTTCCTGGTATGGATGTAGACGTCTTTGACGACGAAGGACAACCTGTTAAAAACGAAGTTGGAGAACTCGTGCTTAAGCAACCTTGGGTAGGCATGACGAACGGTTTCTATAAAGAAAATGAGCGTTACGAAAATACTTACTGGAACCGTTATAAAGATACATGGGTCCATGGTGACTGGGTCGTTCATGATGATGAAGGATTCTATACAATCACTGGCCGTTCTGATGACACGTTGAACGTTGCAGGTAAACGTCTTGGTCCTGCTGAGCTTGAATCAATCTTTGTCGAGTTCGATCAAGTAATTGAAGCTGGTGTGATCGGAGTTCCACATGAAGTTAAAGGTGAGAATCCGATCGCCTTTGTAGTTGTAAAAAATCAACCATCTGACGAAGAGAAATTCAAAGAGGATTTAATTAATCATGCTATTGAACGTCTTGGTAAGGCGATCGCTCCACGTACTGTGTTCATTGTTGATGACTTACCAAAGACCCGGAATGCTAAAGTAATGCGTAGAGCAATAAAAGCGGCTTATCTGAATAAGGATGCTGGAGACTTATCTGCTTTAGAGAATCCGGAAGTCGTTGAAGACATTCGTAAACTCGGGAAGAAATAA